In bacterium, the genomic window CGAAGTGAAAACCGGCTCTCAGACGCTCAAGGATGCCATCAACGAGGCGATGAGAAACTGGGCGCTGACCTGCAGCGACACCTATTATATTTTCGGAACCGTGCTCGGGCCGCATCCGTTTCCGCTTCTTGTGCGTGATTTTCAGAGCGTTATCGGCCGTGAGGCGCGCGAACAGATTCTGGAAAAGGAAGGACGGCTTCCCGATGTGCTCGTTGCCTGTGTGGGCGGGGGGTCGAACGCCATAGGGCTTTTCCATGAGTTTCTCGGGGATGAGTCGGTCCGCATGATCGGAGTCGAGGCGGGCGGCAAGGGCAGCGGTTACGGGGAGCATGCCGCGCGGTTCCTTACGGGCAGACCGGGAGTTCTGCATGGCGTTTATACGTACGTTCTCCAGGATGAACACGGCCAGATCAGCCCTACGCACTCGGTTTCAGCGGGTCTCGATTACCCCTCGGTCGGTCCTGAGCATGTCATGCTCATGAAAAAAGGCCGTGCCGAGTATACCTATGCGACCGATGAGGAATGCATGGCGGCTTTCCGTCTTCTTTCGGAGAAAGAGGGAATAATCCCCGCGCTCGAAAGCGCTCATGCCGTTGCCCATGCTGTCAAAATCGCACCGAAGATGGGCAAGGATCGGATCATGATTATCAATCTCAGCGGACGAGGCGACAAGGATGTCAATACCGCGATAGAAATCATAAAATTAGGGGAATAACGATATGGGAAGAATGGAGAAACGATTTTCAGAGGCTCTGGGGCAAGGGCGGAAGGTTTTTATCGCCTATATTACCGCCGGTGACCCTTCACTCGAATCAACGATGAGGCTTGTAAGGGAATTTGAAACGCAGGGTGTCGATATTATTGAGCTCGGCGTTCCGTTTTCCGATCCTGTGGCCGATGGCCCGGTCAACCAGGAAGCGGCGATGCGCGCCCTGAAATCCGGTGTTAACATCGGGCAGATTCTCGGAATGATCCGTGAATTACGGAAAGAATCGCAGATTCCGATTATATTTTTTACCTACTACAACTCCCTGTTGGCATATGGTCTCGAACGGTTTGTGAACGATGCGGCGGATTCCGGTCTGGACGGCGCGCTGGTGCTCGATCTGCCCCCGGAAGAAGCGGGTGAATACAAGCATCTCATGGATGAGAAGCATCTTGCGACTGTTTTTCTCGTTTCACCGGTTACTCCTGAGGAACGACTGGAAATGATTGCAGAAAACGCCACCGGTTTTGTATATTATGTGTCACAGATGGGTGTAACCGGAGAACGGGAGTCGATTGCCAGGAGCATTCCCGATAAAGTCGGCGCCATAAAGGCCAGAACTAAAGTCCCGGTAGCGGTCGGTTTCGGTATTTCTACCCCTGACCATGTCCGTGAAATCGCCCGGTACGCCGATGGTGTGATTGTCGGAAGCTCGATCGTACGCAAGATTGGCGATCTGGGTTCCAGACCGGGATTTGAAAAAGAGGTGGGTGCTTATGTGGGAACGCTCGCATCATCCACCTATCACCATTGAAAGGAGTAAAACAGTTATGGATGATATTGCCGGTTGGCGCGAACGTATTGACGAAATCGATACCCGTATGGTCGAGCTTCTTAACGAACGAGCCCGATGCGCTTTGGAAATCGGCAAGATCAAAGCCATGAATGGTATGAAGGTTTTTAACCCGGTTCGGGAACGGGAAGTATTTACCAACGTTTTCCAGAAAAACAAGGGACCGCTCTCGGATCATGCCTTATTGAGAATTTTCAAACGTATCATCGAAGAATGCAGGGACCTCGAAAAAAATACCGGCCAGCATGGGCTTTCTCAATAAAATCCAATTTTTTACTTGTGTTTATGTTCCGAACATGGTAAATTCACGGCGAAATTTAGTATCATACAGTCATGGTTTATAGTTTATGGTTTATGTAAACAATGCTCTATAGCCGGAAATACCGGTCAATGCCTTTTCAAACGGTAAAAGAAAACCAGTAACTATTAAACGTATATTTTAACCGATTCATTTTGTAAGGAGAAAAACATGGCACATGTAATTTCTGACGAATGCATTTCCTGTGGCACCTGTGCTGGCGCTTGTCCATCGGAAGCAATTTCTGAAGGTGAAGATAAATACCATATAGATCCCGATATCTGCATCGATTGCGGAGCCTGCGTGGACGAATGTCCGGTCGAGGCAATTTCAGCCGGTTAAGTTGACACCTGAATATACAATCCCCGCTGTCTGTTCTGCAGGGCGGGGATTTTTCATTTTAGCTGTATTTCATGATGAACCTTTTAATTTATTCATTCAAGGCAGTTTTCAATCATTAAAGTTCACAAAAGAAGAGTATTATAAACTCACCCCTGAATCTTTTCTCTTAAAAAAGAGAGGAGAAGCCCCCATTCCCTTTGGGTATCCTCCCTGGCAGAAGGACACGG contains:
- the trpB gene encoding tryptophan synthase subunit beta; the protein is MKKGDTYPDKRGYFDAYGGRYVPETLMPVLLEMERVYDEVRNDWSFQQEFHDLLRDYVGRPTPLTYAGNLTEHLGGARIYLKREDLTHTGAHKINNAVGQALLARRMGRTRVIAETGAGQHGVAVATIAALFGFKCEIFMGSEDMRRQSLNVFRMRLLGSTVTEVKTGSQTLKDAINEAMRNWALTCSDTYYIFGTVLGPHPFPLLVRDFQSVIGREAREQILEKEGRLPDVLVACVGGGSNAIGLFHEFLGDESVRMIGVEAGGKGSGYGEHAARFLTGRPGVLHGVYTYVLQDEHGQISPTHSVSAGLDYPSVGPEHVMLMKKGRAEYTYATDEECMAAFRLLSEKEGIIPALESAHAVAHAVKIAPKMGKDRIMIINLSGRGDKDVNTAIEIIKLGE
- the trpA gene encoding tryptophan synthase subunit alpha, whose amino-acid sequence is MGRMEKRFSEALGQGRKVFIAYITAGDPSLESTMRLVREFETQGVDIIELGVPFSDPVADGPVNQEAAMRALKSGVNIGQILGMIRELRKESQIPIIFFTYYNSLLAYGLERFVNDAADSGLDGALVLDLPPEEAGEYKHLMDEKHLATVFLVSPVTPEERLEMIAENATGFVYYVSQMGVTGERESIARSIPDKVGAIKARTKVPVAVGFGISTPDHVREIARYADGVIVGSSIVRKIGDLGSRPGFEKEVGAYVGTLASSTYHH
- a CDS encoding chorismate mutase → MDDIAGWRERIDEIDTRMVELLNERARCALEIGKIKAMNGMKVFNPVREREVFTNVFQKNKGPLSDHALLRIFKRIIEECRDLEKNTGQHGLSQ
- a CDS encoding 4Fe-4S binding protein — its product is MAHVISDECISCGTCAGACPSEAISEGEDKYHIDPDICIDCGACVDECPVEAISAG